The nucleotide sequence CGGCGCAACGCCGCCACCACTTTGGCGGCCACGGACTCCTCCTGCCGCGACCGCAGCCGCATGGCGTAGGCGGACGCCAGGGTGGAGAAGGGGACGCCCCGCTTCCACGCCTCCTGGATGGCCCACCCTCCGGTCTCTCCGCCCCCGACGACGCCCCGCAGGCCCTCGAGGCGCGGGTCTTTCGCCAGAGCCCGCGCCAGCAGCTCCATCAACCATCCCCGCACGACGCTGCCGTGCGTCCAGAGAACGGCCACCTGGTGCAGGTCGAGGGCGTACGGCGCCGCCGAGAGGAGCTCGAACCCCTCGCCGATGGCCTGGAGCATCCCGTACTCCACGGCGTTGTGCACCATCTTGACGAAGTGGCCGGCTCCCGGCGGGCCGACGTGGGCAAGCCCTCCCGGGGCGGCCAGAGCCCGCAGCAGGGGGAAGGCGACCTCCACCGCCTCCGGTTCACCGCCGACCATGAGGCACAGACCCTGCTCGGCACCCTCCACTCCGCCGCTCGACCCGCAATCCACCAACCAGGCACCGGCCCGCTCGCGCAGCTCCCGGGCGCGCCGGCGAGAGTCTTCGTAGAACGAGTTGCCTCCGTCGACCACCACGTCGCCGGGCTCCAGGAGCGCCTGGATGCCGTGGGACGGGTCGAACAACGTCCGGTCGACCGGCTCCCCGGCCGGCACCATGAGCCAGATCCGCCTGGGAGGCCGGAGGCTCGCCACCACGTCGCGCGCCGACTGCGCCACGTGCACACCGGCCTTCGCGGCCTCCCGGCAAGCAGGAGCGGCGAGGTCCCATCCCACCACCCGCCAGCCCGCTCCGAGAAGACGCCGGGCGACCCCGAGGCCCATGCGCCCGAGGCCGATGAGCCCCGCCTCAAGAGGGGGCTCGCCGGCGCCTGCCCTGCCACTCGACGCGGTCATCACGGTCGTCCCTCCTGGTGCCGTCGGTCGAAGCGATGCGGGCTCGCGCGTCTTGCAGGATCACGGCCTTGACGTTGTCGATGTGCTTGGCCAACAGCCGCGTGGCCTGCTCCCGATCCCCGGCCCGCATGGCGCGGACGATGGCCAGGTGCTCGTGGAGCGCCTCCACCGGGCGCACGTTGAGATGGCGCATGATGTCGACGAACACGTAGATGCGCTCGGCCAGCTCCTGCAAACGGCGGTTGCCCGATCGGGCGATCAGGCGCATGTGGAAGCGCCGGTCGATCCGGTCGAACGTCTCCTGCCTCCGCCGGTCGGGAAGGGCCAGCGTCTGCTCGAGCTCTTGCTCCATCGCCTCCAGCTCACCGGGCTCGAACCGCCCGAAGGCCCGGTCCAGCGCGTAGAGCTCGATCATCTTGCGGACGTCGGCGATCTCCTCGACGTCTTGCGGCGTCAGCTGCACCACGAAGTAGCCGACGCGCGGCGACAGCTGCACGAGCCCCTCCTCCACCAGCCAGTTGAGCGCGTCTCGCACGGGGGTACGGCTGACTCCGAACCGTCGCGCCATCGCGTCGACCGCGATGCGAGCGCCCGGGGCGAGCCGCAGGTCGACGATATCCTCCCGTAGCACGTCGTGGATCTGGCTGACGAGGCTCTTGTTGACCACGTGCTTCATACCAGAAACCCGTATGTGATATATCACACTTCTCCGGGATTTGCAAGCGCTCTCAAGCATCTCCGAAGCCATCTGCCGGGACGTCCCGGCCGCACGGCGGCCCGCTCAGCCGGTATTGCGCAGGCCTGCCGCGATGCCGTTGATGGTGACCAGGATCCCGAAAAGGAGATCCTCATGGCCCTGGCGGCGGGGTCCCGGCGACCGCCAGCGCTCCAGGAACATGACCTGCAGGTAGCTGAGGGCGTCCACGTAGGGGTTGCGCAGCCGGATAGAGTCGCGCAGGTGGGGTTCCCGTTCGAGGAGATCCTGCTGCCGGGTGATGCGCAGGACCCACTCCCGGGTGCGCCGGTACTCCGACTCGATGCGTCCGAAGACGCCGGCGGCGCCGGGCCCGGCCAGGGCCGCGTAGCGGGCGGCGATTCGCATGTCGGCCTTGGCCAGAGCCATCTGCAAGTTGTCCACGAGGGCGCGGAAAAAGGGCCACCGTTCGTACATCTCGGTGAGGCTCTCGACGCCCTCCTCCTGGATCATCGTCTCGAAAGCCGTGCCGGTGCCGTACCAGGCCGGGAGCAGGTGGCGGCTCTGGTTCCACGCGAAGACCCAGGGGATCGCCCGTAGTTCCTCGAAGCGCTGGCCGACGCCCCGTGACTCGGGCCGCGAGCCGATGTTGAGGCGTCCGATGTGTTCGATGGGAGTGGCGGCGAAGAAGTAGCGCAATCCAGCCTGGCCGTCACCGAACAGGAGTTCGCGGTACGCCTCCAGGGATCGTTGCGCCATGCGCTCCATGAGCGCGTGCCAGCGCCGGGCGGGCGGCTCGTCGCCGGCTCCTCCGTCCGGCCGGCCCCTGTCGGCGAGGGCTTTGTGGGCGGCCGCCCAGACGACCTGCTCGAGGCTGCGTAGGGCCAGATCGGGGATGAGATAGCGTTCCGACAAGACTTCGCCCTGCTCGGTCAGCTTGATCCCGCACAGGGTCGCGCCGGGAGGCAGGGCAAGGATGGCCCGGGTCGTGGGCCCTCCGCCTCGTCCCAGGGTACCCCCTCGCCCGTGGAAAAAACGGATCCGGATGCGGGCAGGGCCGGCGATGCGGAGCATCTCCTGCTGGGCGCGGTAGAGGGCCCAGTTGGCTGCCAGGTAGCCGCCGTCCTTGCTCGAGTCAGAATAGCCCAGCATCACTTCCAAGAGCCCGCCCCACGCCTCCAGGTACGGCCGCATGGCCGGAAGGGATGCCAGCGAATGCACGATGGCGGCGGAGCGCCCGAGGTCCTCGATGGTCTCGACGATGGGCACGACCCGCAGCGGCGACCAGCGCTCGTCCGGGCCGATCCGGTGGGCACCCGTCCACTCGGCCAGCAGCAGCACCTCCAGTACGTCGCTGGGGCGGTGGACCATGCTCACCAGGTAAGTGTCGATGGAGCCAGGCCCTATCTCCCGGCGGGCCGCTCGGATGGCGTGGAAGGTGCGGAGCACCTCCTGGGCGACCGGGCTGAGGGCGTCCCGGTCGATCGAGGGGCCCGTCCAGGGACCCGGCGTCTTGCGTGCGAGCTGGCCGAGCAAGCGAACCAGCACCCTCTGCCGGGCTTGCTCGTCGAGACCCTCGTACACCGGCTCGATGCCGGCGCGATCCAGGATCTCCGCCACGGTCTGCGCGTGCACGTCGCTGTGCTGGCGCACCTCGATGGGCGCGAGATGGAAGCCGAACGCCTCCACCTGCCGGATGAGGCGCCCGAGGCTGCCGAGGGCGATCGTCTCCCCCCGCCCCGCCAGCAGGCTCCGCTCCAGCAGGCGCAAGTCCTCGAGCAACTCGGCCGCCGAACGGTAGCGCCCCTCCTGCCCCGGGGGCGCGGGCTCCAGAGAGGGCCAGCGCCTCTGCAACTCCAGGTTGTGCCGGCGCAGCAGTTCGAGGCGCCAGTACATGACGGCCAGCTTGCGCCGGTACGGCTCGTCGTCGTTCCACCGGATGAAGCCGAGCGGCTGCGGAGCGTAGCGGGCTTCGTCTTCCTCGACCGAGCGCAACAGCTCCCGCGAGACCGGCGTCAGGCGGCTGCTCTGCCCGAACCGGGCCATCAAGCCCCGGACGGCGTGCATGTACCGCCGGACCGCCAGATCCCGTTGACGGCAGGCGGCCTCCCACGTGACGGCGGCGGTGACCGAGGGGTTGCCGTCCCTGTCGCCCCCAACCCAGCTGCGCAGCTGCACCAGAGGTCCCGGCAGCCGGCGCCCCGAAGCCCGCAAGCGCCGGATGTCAGGGAACGCCAGCGCCAGCTCGCGTTCCAGGGACTCGAAGAGACGGGGAAGGGCGTCGAAAAGGGTGCCATCGAAGAAGAAGAGAACGCGGCGCAGTTCGTCCATGGGGTCGGGCCGGCGCGAGCGAACCTCGCTGGTCTGCCAGAGCAGGGTGAGCAGCTCGTGGACGCGTTCGCGGATCTCTTCTTGCTGGGCGAGGTCGCCGCTTGCCCGCTCCCGGAGTTCCAGCAGCTCGTAGAGGTCGCGCAGGATGCCCAGCACCGTGCGGCGGGAAGCCTCGGTCGGGTGGGCGGTCCACACCAGCTGGATCTCCAGGGAGCCCAGCAGCTCCAGCACCTGGGCCGAATCGAGGCCTCGCTCCTTGAGCTCGGCGACCAGGGCCGGCAGCGAGGCGGGCTGCGGGCGGTCGTGGTCCTGCCGGTAGGCGCGGCGCCGCCGTACGCGGTGGTGCTGTTCTGCCAGGTTGGTGACGAGGAAGTACAGCCCGAAAGCCCGCGCCACCTGCACCGCCAGATCGTCGGGCAGGCCCGCGAGAAAAGACGTCAGGCTACGGTCGAGCTCGGGGTCCCACGCCTCTCGCAGGCGCCGGGTGGCGAGCCGCACCCGCTCGACGGCCTCGAGGAGCCGGGAACCCCCTTGCTCGCGAAGGACCTCCCCGAGCAGCTCGCCCAGCCAGTGTACCTCCTGCCGCAGCGGCCGGAAGCGCTCGCCGGCGAAGGGGGGAGCGGGGAGAGCAGGGGCAGGGCCGGCCGGCGCCGGCGCGCCCCTCCGGCCGTCCGGGGCGGAAAGGAGGCCGTCCGCCGCCGGGGGCACGCTCCTGCCAGCATCCGGATACGTGAGCTCGTCGGCCACCTCGCACCCTCCCCGACCCGTGCGGCGCTTTCTCCCATTGTTACCGGCGCAAGGGAACGACGCAAGGGGAGGGGACGGCGAGGGGCGGAGAGGCCGGCAAGTCGAGCCGTCCGGGCCTCGTACCCGGGAACGGCTGACGGCGCCCCGGCGCCCCTCACGGGCCGATCCTCCGGGCGGGCCTGGCAGCGTCAGCGCCGTGCGGCCAGCTGCTGCGCGACCTGCCTGGCGCGGTGGAGCTCGTAGACCACCCGGTTGCGCCCGCGCACCAGGGAGTTGGAGGCGAACCATGCCTCGAGGCTTCCGTCGGGCCACGCGCTCAGCCGCTCGGCGAAAGCCAGGTCGGGCAAGGGAGGCACCTGCAGTGCCGGATCCTGGCGGAACCGACCTTCCCGGGCGAAGTGCAGGGGCACCAGGATGCGGCTCAGCTCCACCAGGGCGCGGTTGATCTCGCGTAGGGCCGGGGCGTCGTCGGCGGCGGCGGGGCCGGCCGCACCGGCAGCCATCTCTTCCACGGGGACGAGCGCCAGATCCAGTTCCTGGAGTGCCCGGAGCACGGGCTCCAGGTCGACACGGCCTTCGGAGAGCGCGGCGTAGCGGCGTGCCGCCTCGTGCATGTCGGCGACCATCGCCCGGAAACGCAGAGGCAGCACCGGCACCGTCGCAAGCCGCCAGGTGGCCAGGGCGTACACCCGGGTGTCACGCTGCAAGAGCCGGCGATCCGCCACCTCGAGGGTGTCCGCCTCCGTGTGCCACTCGATGTTGCCCCCGCAACCGCCCACGCCGTAGTAGCCTTTGGCCTCCCGGAGCTCGTCGGGCATGGTCGAGGAGAGCATGAACGCGCCGCTGATGCCCAGGTTTTGAAACGAGTAGTCGCCCGCCCGGGGCGGCCGGCCGCCGCGAGCCTCCTGCCCGGCCCCATCCCGGATCACGTCCCGGACGAACGCCTCCAGCTCCGGCGTCCAGCACAGGTCGTCGAAGCGCTCCGCCCACCGGCATCCCGGCGAGTCACAGTTGAGATGGGCCACGCAGTGTTCGGCGAGGTCGACGCCGAAGGTGTCGGCGTACCACGTCGAGCCGGCGTAGCGGCCCTGGGAGTGGCCGGGCCACCAGGCCACCCGGACACTGCGGCGCAACTTCTGGCGGTGTTTCCAGAGCGCCAGGGCCACCTCCAGGAGAGCCCCGTCGCCCACGGCGTTGTCGCCGACTCCGACGTGCCAGGCGTCGAGGTGCCCGTGGAGCAGCACGAATGCGTCCGGCTCCACGGCGCCGGGGATGGTCGCCACGACCACGGGGCACGGATAGAGCCCCTCCTCGAGGTGGGTTTCGACGGTGGCGATCCCGCCCGCGCGGGCTCGCTCGATGAGTCGCTGCCCGTCGAAGCGGTTGACCGCGGCCACGGCCAGGGCCGGCCTGCGGTGCTGGTTGTCCAGGTCCGGCGCGCCCCAAATCGGGGTGCAGATGGCCTCGTGGATCCGCTCGCCCGGGTTGACGAAGATGGCCGCAACGGCGCCCCTGGCCTGGAGGTCCGTCACCTTTTGCGGCAACGGCAACCCCTCGGTGATCGCTACCGCGCCCTCGAGGTCGCGCTCGCCGCCGTGCCCCGACAGGCCCGACTCGAAGAGGTCGCCGCTGCCCCGGGCGAAGCCCGAGGGCACGTAGACGAGCCGCCCGCTGCGGCCGGCCGGCCCGGTCGAAACGGAGAAGGAGGGAGTCTTGCCCCTGACGCGCACGTCGCCCGCCCGGATCTCTGCGCCCCGGGGCAAGCTCAAGTACAGCCGGGGAGTGTGCACTTCAACGGGCACCCCGTACGCGCGCAGGCGCTCGACGACGTAAGCGGCGGCCTGGCGTTCGTCTTCGCTTCCCGACTCCCGGCGGAGTGCCGCGAAGCGCTCCACCAGTTGCCATGCCTCGTCGCCCGTCACGTCCGCGAGCAGGAGCCTTTCATCGGCCGTGAGCGTCGTCTGCTCGGAGTGGCTCACTTCATCGCTTCCTTTCGTCCATGCGGCGGGAGAAAGCATCCATCCAGCGCACCATGGAAATCTCGAAGTCGAGAATCCCCTGGACCGTGCAGTACTCGTCCGTCGAATGCTGCCGGCCTCCGTGTCCCAACCCGCCGGTTACGTACGGGATCCCGAGCACCCGCTCGAACACGTAGTAAGGCGCTGAACCCGGGTTGAGCGGCCATATCTGGGGCGTGCGGCCCATGGTCTGGTACGTCTCGACCATGGCCTGCACGGCCGGCTCGTCGAGGCGCACCTTCGACCAGGGATAGTTGTTGAGCACCCGCATCTCGATGTCGGCGTAACCGTGCGCATCGAGGTGCCGGCGAATGGCCGCCGCCACCGCGTCGGGATCCATGCGGGGCACGGTGCGGACGTCGAGCTTGGCCAGCGCCCGGTGGGGCAGCAGCGTCTTGGTGCCTTCTTCGACGTAGCCGCCCACGAGCCCGTCGATGTTGAACTGGGGCTGGCCGAACAGCCGCTCCCACAGCGGCACGCCCCGCAAGCCCCCCTTGAATCTCCGCACGTGCTCGAACTGCATGAACGGCCGCTCGTCCATCAGCCCGCTCTCGACCTGACGGCGCAGGATCTCCCGCTCGGCCGGATCGAGGGGGGTGACCCCGTCCAAGAACCCCTCCACCTTCGGGTTTTCTTCCTCGTCGACCAGCGTCGCCAGCGCCTGCACCAGTCTCCACACCGGATTGGCCACCCAGGCGTTGTTGGAGCCGTGGATCCCTCGTTCGGTCGGACCGCCCCAGTCGCCGCCCCGGCATTCGAGTTCGAAGTAGAGGATGCCTTTGGTACCCAGCGTGAGGGAGGGCACGCCCGCCTCGTCCTGGCTGAAAAACGGGAAGAGCACGGCGTCGGCGGCCCCCAGCTCCTCGCGATGGCTTTCGACGAACGGCAGGAAGTGGCGACTGCCCATCTCCTCCTCCCCTTCGATGGCGAACAGGAGATTGACGGGCAGGCGGCCGGCCACGTGCCGGTACGCCTCCACGGCCCGGAAGAACGCCGCCAGCGGCCCCTTGGTGTTGACCGCGCCGCGGGCGATGACGGAGAGGCCCAGGCCCGGCAGGTCGCGGATCTCGGCCGCCCACGGGTCGCTCGACCAGTTGGGCTCGTCCGCGGGCATGACGTCGTACATGCCGTAGACCAGGACCGTGTGCGCGGCTTGCTGGTCCAGGCGCCCGAAGACGATGGGATGGCCCGCGGTCGGCACCACGCTCGCCGTCCCGCCCAGCCCTCGGATGAATCCGGCGACCTGCCGGGCCGTCTCCTGGATGCCTTGCCCCGTGTAGCTGACGCTGGGCGTGCGCAGGAAGGCCCGCACCTGCTCGAGGTCCTCGTCGAATCGAGCGCGCAGGTGCTGGACCACCTTCTCCACCCCGCTCGAAGGGGTAGAGGATGCGGGGACGTTCACGCGGTCGACCTCCTCACCGGCTTGCAGGGCCGTCGGCTACGTCCCACCGGGCAGCGTAAAACTCGAACGGCACGATGCCCGGGTCGGCGTTGACCAGACGCTTGCTGACGGCAGCCAGCATGTTGGGATAGTAAAGGAAGATGGCCGGCACCTTTTGCTGGAACAGCACTTGCAGCCGATCATAGAGCTCCTTGCGGCGCGCGGGGTCTTGTTCCCGGGCCGCCTGATCGATGATGGCGTCGACCTCGGGATCGGAATACCCGCCGAGGTTGTACTGCCCGCCGGTTCGAAACGTGGAGCTCACGTGATCGGGGTCGAAGGTATCGGTCCAACCGAGGAGCGCGAGATCATAGTCGTGCTTGAAAACGCGGCTCAGGAGGGTCGCGAAGTCGAGCCGCTGGATCTGCACCTGCACGCCCGCCGCCTGGAGCGTTGCCTGGATGATGCTCGCCGATTGCTCGCGCAGCGTGTTGCCCGTGGGCACCAGGAGTTGGAGAGTACGGGAGAAGTCCCACCCGGCCTCGCTGAGCAGCCGGCGCGCGCCCGCCGGGTCGTACGGGATGGGCTGGAGCGACTTGTTGATGTACGGGGTCACGGGCGAGAAAGGTCCCACGGCAGGGATCGCCTCGCCACGGTACAGCTGCTGCACCAGGAGCTTGAGATCCACTCCCCGGGCCAGGGCCTGCCGCACGCGGTCATCTTTCAAATAGGGCCGGGTGCTGTTGATCGCGATGAACTGATAGCCGAGCGACGGAGCGGTGACGGGCCGGAGGTTGGGAGCTCGCTTCACCATCTCCCAATCCTGCAAAGGCACCTCGCCGATGCCCGGGCCGGCCACGACGTCGATCTCTCCGTTGATGAGTGCCGCAGCGATCGAGGGCGCTCCGGCGATCCGGACCAGGATCCGGTCCACCCGGGCGGGTCCACGGTAATAACGGTCGTAGCGCTTCAATTCGATGTACTGGTCCTGGACGTAACGAACGAACTGGAAGGGCCCGCTGCCGACGGTTGGGTTCAACAGGGCCGGAGCGCGCGACAGTTGCTGCGGTGTCAGGCCCTTCAACAGGTGCTCCGGGATGATGAAGACCCCTGTGCCCAGCTGTTCCAGGAAGCGCGCCGGGTCGACGGCCGTTCGGGTCGTGATGGCGATGGTGTGGGGGTCGATGACCCGCACGCCCTGGATGGCGTTGCCGGTCATCTTGCCCGTTTCGTCGAGCCCCTGGATGGCCTTGATGGCGTTACCCCGGTTGGTCTGGACTCCCGGAGTGGCGATGGTGCGGATGGTGAAGGCCACGTCGGATGCGGTCACCGGCTTGCCGTCGTGCCACGTGGCCTTGGGATCCAGGTGGAACGTGTACGTGCGCCCGTCCTTGGAAATCTCCCAGGAGCGCGCCAGGCGGGGGGCGAACGTCAAGTCAGGCTCCATCTCCACCAGCGTGTCGAAGATGAAGTGGACGACGAAGTACCCGTAGCTCGAGTCCGCGTTGATGGGGCTCAAGGTGCCCGGCCCGCTCCACAGGCCGACCCGGATCACCTTCTCTGCCGAAGCCGGCAGGGGGACGGCGGCCAGGATGCCGGTCAAGAGGGTCAGGGCCAGCAACCGTGATACGCGCTGCATGACGAAACTCCAGCTCCTTTCTCGTGGATGCACGCTCGCGATGGACACTCCGGCATGGCGAAGCACGGCCGCTAAAGCTTGAGCCGCGGGTCGAGCGCGTCCCGTAGCCCGTCGCCGACGAAGTTGATGGAGAGGACGGCGAGCACGGTGAGCGCCCCGGCAGGGGCCCACAACCACGGCATCTGCTCGAGCACGGCCATGGACTGTGCGTCGGTCAGCAAGTTGCCCCAGCTGGGAGTGGGCGGTTGCACCCCCATTCCGAGGAAACTCAAAGACGCTTCGATGACGATCGCCTGCGCGGTGAGGAAGGTGGCGGTCACCAGCACCGGCGCGAAAGCGTTGGGCAGCAGATGGAGGAAGAGGATGCGAGGGCCGCGGCAGCCGATGGCCCGCGCTGCCGTCACGAACTCTTGCTGCTTGAGGCGCAGCACCTCGGCTCGCACCAGGCGGGCCACCTGCGGCCAGCCGAGCAGGCCGAGCACCAGCACGACGTTGGTGAGCCCAGGGCCCAGCACGCTCACCAGGACGAGGATCAACATGAGGAGTGGAAAGGCCAGCACCATGTCGGTCACCCGCATGATGGCCGCGTCCACCGCTCCGCCGGCCCACCCGGCGATGCCGCCGAGCAGCGTACCCAGCACCACGTTGATGGCGACCGCCGATACCCCGACGAGCAGCGACACGCGAGAGGCGTAGAGGAGGCGGCTCAGCACGTCCCGGCCGACCGCATCCGTGCCGAACGGGTGCGCGGCGGACGGAGGCGCTCCGAAGGCCGTGGGGTCGAGGGCGTACGGATCGTGCGGCGAGAGGGCCGGCGCCAGGGCCGCCGCGAGGGCGATGAGCAGCAGGACCACCAAGCTGGCCACGGCCGGGCGGTGGCGCAGAAAACGCCTCGCCGCCACCGCGCCGAAGCTCTCGGTGCGGGCGGCCGCTGCCGGGAGCGCCGAGCCGGCGACTTCAGGGCGGAAGGTGGCTGCCATCGGCGGGGTGGGGGAAGCATCCACGGTGAGCACGCTCCTACTCGTACCGAATGCGGGGATCGATGGCGGCGTACAGCACGTCGGCCAGGAGGCCACCGGCGAGCACGGCGACCGCGGCCAGAAGGTTGAGGGCCATCAGGGTGGGGTAGTCCCGCTGCAGGATGGCCTGGATCGACAGAGATCCCATCCCCGGCCACTGGAAGACCTGCTCGGTGACGACTGCTCCGCCGATGAGGGCCGGGAGCTGCAACCCGGCCATGGTCACGACGGGGAGCAGGCTGTTTTTCAACGCGTGCCGGAAGATGACCGCGCCTTGCGGGAGGCCTTTGGCGCGGGCCGTGCGAACGTAATCCTGCCGCAGCACCTCCAGGGTGCTCGATCGCACCAGCCTCAGCACCAGGCCCACGTTGGACAACGCCAGCACCAGGGCCGGCAAGGCGAGGTGCCGGAGGAGGTCCAGGAGATCGAAGGGGCCGCCGAGCGTCGTCATGCCCCCGGTGGGCAACCACCCGAGTTTCAAGGCGAACCCGTAGATCGACACGAGCGACAGGAAGAACGTCGGCAACGAGACGCCCAGCAGGCCAGCGAAGCCCGAGAGGTAGTCCACCCAGGTGTAGGGATGGACGGCCGAGAGCACGCCGAGCGGCAACGCCGCCGCGTAGGCGACGAGGTAGCTGGTGCCCATGAGGAGCAAACTGGGGCCCACGCGCTCGGCGATCCGCCGGGCCACGGGCTCCGAGGTGGTATAGGAGTAGCCGAGGTTGCCGTGCAGCGTCTCGCCTGCCCACCGCACGTAACGCACGAAAAAGGGCTGGTCCAGGCCCAGGGCCTGGCGGCGCGCCGCCCGGTCGGCCTCGCTCATCGACGGGTTGATCAGCAGGTCCACGGCATCGCCGGGAGCCAGGTTGACGATGGCATAGTTGAGCAAGGTGATGCCGATCAGTACCGGCACCATGACGGCCAGCCGGCGCAGCACGTAACGGGTCACCGGGCGCCCTCCTCGCCGTCGGCGCCGGGGATGGCCGGGACGGCTGCCCTCGCGCCGAGCCGGTTGGAGATCTCCCGGGCGGCGGCCGCGACCATCTCCCCGTACCGTGCGAGGACGGGATCGGGCAGGCGCACGGTCGGCCCGGCGATGCTCAAGGCGCCTACGGCCTGAAGCGCCCATGTCCCGCCGTCCGCAGACGGCGAAGGGCCTGCGGCGAAGATGGGGGCGCCCACGGCCCGCGCGCCCAGGTCCACGTCCTCGTCGCTGATCGCGTAGCCCCGTTGCCGGATGACGTCCAGCTCGCGGCGCAGCGCTTCGGGGTCCTCGACCGTGCGGCGGGTGTACCGCGGCAGCCGGGGCAACGCGCGGAGGACCTGCTCCTGCTGCTCCGGCGGCAGGAAGGCCAGGATGGCCCTCGGGCATGCCCCTGCGTGGAGGGGATACCGTCCACCCACCCGCGCGGTCAGGCGCACCGGATGCGGGCTCTCGCGCACGTCCACGATGACGGCCTCCAGCCCCTCCCGGGCGGCCAGGTGGACGGACTCTCCCGTCGCCATGGCCAGCCGATCCAGGGTCGGAGAGGCCTCCCGTACCAGCTGCAGGCCATCGCGGGCCATTGCCGCCAGGACGAGCAGACCCGAACCGAGACGGTAGAGGGAGCCGCCGGGGTCCTGGTCGACCAGGCGATGGCGCTCGAGCGTCTTGAGGAGCCGGAAGACCTGGTTTTTGGTCAGCTGCAGACGGTGGGCGAGCTCGGTGATCCCCGCCGCCCGGCCGGGCATGTGGCCGAGGGTCAGGAGCAGCCGTACCGCCTTGTCCACGCTGGCTATGGCGTATGCGTCCGGTGGCCGCCGCCGGCGGCTACCTCCGGTCGTCGGCAAGCCTCTCGTGCCTCCCGTGGGGACATCGACCGATCGCCAGGCGTTTGGAAACCTAAAACAGTGTTTTATGCGCCTGAAGATTGCGGGGAGCTTCGACGACACGCCACCGGTTCCTGCCGGCAAGATGAATAACCATGCACCAATCCCTGGCACATCCCGTGTACGGTATACCGGAGGGCACGCGGCAGCGGCTCAGCAGACCTCAGGCCGTGATCGTCTGGATCCCGAGCTGCTGGAGCCTCGCCAGGAAGTCGTGGGGGGCGCTGGAGTCGGTGACGAGGCGGTGCATGCGCTCCACCGGCGCGATGATGGCGGGGGTCACCTTGCCGAGTTTGGAGTGATCGGCGACCACCCACACCTCTTTGGCTTGCTCGATGAACGTGCGGTTGACGTGGGCCTCGGCGGGATTGTACGTGGTGAGGCCGTACTCAACGGACAGGCCGTCCACGCCGACGACGGCCACGTCCAAACGAAACTCCCGGATGGCCCGCTCGGCCGTGTGCCCGACCATCTCGAACGATCGGCCTCGCAACGCCCCTCCGGTCACGAAGACCTCGGTCTCGGGAGAACTGGCCAGGTCTGCCGCTACGTTGACGGCACTCGTCACGACGGTGACCTTGCGGCCCCGCAGCGCCCGTACGAACTGCGCCACCGTGGTGCCGCCGGTGCAACCCACGACCTGGCCGTCCTGCACCATGGAAGCTGCCACCGCCCCGATCCTCCGCTTCTCGGGCAAGAAGGCGGTGACCTTGAAGTGGTAGGGAAGCTCGTCGGACTGATCGGCGAGGGAGGCTCCGCCGTGGGTCCGGCGCAAGAGCCCGCTCTCTCCGAGCTCCTGGAGGTCCCGGCGGATGGTCGCCTCCGAAACTCCCAGCAAGGCGGCCAGCTCCGCGACGCTGGCCGCGCCGCGCCGGGCGATCTCGCTCAAGATGCGGTCGTGGCGTTCGGGTTTGATCATGGCGTCGCACCTGCCCGGCTGGCCCCTGCAGATCTTATCACGTTCACGCAAAGCGTGCAACACCGCGCACCTGCGTGGGACTTTCGAGCAGACTCGAGCATCTCCGTGCCACGGCGGCCGGCACGGCCGAGGCCGGCGTCGCTCCCGGAGATCACCGGCGGGATGCGTACAGGCGCTGGTACATCAGGTACGACCGGTACACCTTCTGGACGTACGTGCGCGTCTGTTCGAAGGGGATCCGCTCCACGAAGAGATCGACATCGTCGCCGGCCCCCAGTGCCTGCAACCACCCGCTCACCCTGCCGGGCCCGGCGTGATAGGCGGCCGAGGCCAGCCTGACGTCGCCGAAACGGCGGTACAGCTCGGCGGCGTACGCGCCCGCCAGGCGCACGTTGATCTCG is from Limnochorda sp. L945t and encodes:
- a CDS encoding GntR family transcriptional regulator, which translates into the protein MKHVVNKSLVSQIHDVLREDIVDLRLAPGARIAVDAMARRFGVSRTPVRDALNWLVEEGLVQLSPRVGYFVVQLTPQDVEEIADVRKMIELYALDRAFGRFEPGELEAMEQELEQTLALPDRRRQETFDRIDRRFHMRLIARSGNRRLQELAERIYVFVDIMRHLNVRPVEALHEHLAIVRAMRAGDREQATRLLAKHIDNVKAVILQDARARIASTDGTRRDDRDDRVEWQGRRRRAPS
- the ppc gene encoding phosphoenolpyruvate carboxylase, producing MADELTYPDAGRSVPPAADGLLSAPDGRRGAPAPAGPAPALPAPPFAGERFRPLRQEVHWLGELLGEVLREQGGSRLLEAVERVRLATRRLREAWDPELDRSLTSFLAGLPDDLAVQVARAFGLYFLVTNLAEQHHRVRRRRAYRQDHDRPQPASLPALVAELKERGLDSAQVLELLGSLEIQLVWTAHPTEASRRTVLGILRDLYELLELRERASGDLAQQEEIRERVHELLTLLWQTSEVRSRRPDPMDELRRVLFFFDGTLFDALPRLFESLERELALAFPDIRRLRASGRRLPGPLVQLRSWVGGDRDGNPSVTAAVTWEAACRQRDLAVRRYMHAVRGLMARFGQSSRLTPVSRELLRSVEEDEARYAPQPLGFIRWNDDEPYRRKLAVMYWRLELLRRHNLELQRRWPSLEPAPPGQEGRYRSAAELLEDLRLLERSLLAGRGETIALGSLGRLIRQVEAFGFHLAPIEVRQHSDVHAQTVAEILDRAGIEPVYEGLDEQARQRVLVRLLGQLARKTPGPWTGPSIDRDALSPVAQEVLRTFHAIRAARREIGPGSIDTYLVSMVHRPSDVLEVLLLAEWTGAHRIGPDERWSPLRVVPIVETIEDLGRSAAIVHSLASLPAMRPYLEAWGGLLEVMLGYSDSSKDGGYLAANWALYRAQQEMLRIAGPARIRIRFFHGRGGTLGRGGGPTTRAILALPPGATLCGIKLTEQGEVLSERYLIPDLALRSLEQVVWAAAHKALADRGRPDGGAGDEPPARRWHALMERMAQRSLEAYRELLFGDGQAGLRYFFAATPIEHIGRLNIGSRPESRGVGQRFEELRAIPWVFAWNQSRHLLPAWYGTGTAFETMIQEEGVESLTEMYERWPFFRALVDNLQMALAKADMRIAARYAALAGPGAAGVFGRIESEYRRTREWVLRITRQQDLLEREPHLRDSIRLRNPYVDALSYLQVMFLERWRSPGPRRQGHEDLLFGILVTINGIAAGLRNTG
- the gnd gene encoding phosphogluconate dehydrogenase (NAD(+)-dependent, decarboxylating) — translated: MTASSGRAGAGEPPLEAGLIGLGRMGLGVARRLLGAGWRVVGWDLAAPACREAAKAGVHVAQSARDVVASLRPPRRIWLMVPAGEPVDRTLFDPSHGIQALLEPGDVVVDGGNSFYEDSRRRARELRERAGAWLVDCGSSGGVEGAEQGLCLMVGGEPEAVEVAFPLLRALAAPGGLAHVGPPGAGHFVKMVHNAVEYGMLQAIGEGFELLSAAPYALDLHQVAVLWTHGSVVRGWLMELLARALAKDPRLEGLRGVVGGGETGGWAIQEAWKRGVPFSTLASAYAMRLRSRQEESVAAKVVAALRREFGGHSVTPVRQGAGGER